In Streptomyces seoulensis, the following are encoded in one genomic region:
- a CDS encoding NADPH:quinone oxidoreductase family protein has translation MQAWQVHENGEPREVMRLAEVETPTPGEGQVLLRVRAANVNFPDALLCRGQYQIRPPLPFTPGVEICGETEDGRRVIANPALPYGGFAEYALADARALLPAPEALDDAEAAALHIGYQTGWFGLHRRAHLEAGETLLVHAAAGGVGSAAVQLGKAAGARVIGVVGGADKAAVARELGCDVVVDRRTEDVVAAVKEATGGKGADVIYDPVGGDAYAQSARLVAFEGRIVVVGFASGTIPSPALNHALVKNYAILGLHWGLYNTKNPKLVLRCHEELTGLAARGAIKPLVSERVPLAGAADAVQRVADGVTTGRIAVLPQNGDTA, from the coding sequence ATGCAGGCATGGCAAGTGCACGAGAACGGCGAGCCGCGCGAGGTGATGCGCCTGGCGGAGGTGGAGACCCCCACGCCCGGCGAGGGCCAGGTGCTGCTCCGCGTGCGTGCCGCCAACGTCAACTTCCCGGACGCCCTGCTCTGCCGGGGCCAGTACCAGATCCGGCCCCCGCTGCCCTTCACGCCCGGCGTGGAGATCTGCGGCGAGACCGAGGACGGCCGCCGCGTCATCGCCAACCCCGCGCTGCCGTACGGCGGTTTCGCCGAGTACGCGCTCGCCGACGCCCGCGCGCTGCTGCCCGCGCCCGAGGCGCTGGACGACGCCGAGGCCGCCGCCCTGCACATCGGCTACCAGACCGGCTGGTTCGGCCTGCACCGCCGGGCGCACCTGGAGGCGGGGGAGACCCTGCTCGTGCACGCCGCCGCGGGCGGTGTCGGCAGCGCCGCCGTCCAGCTCGGCAAGGCCGCCGGGGCCCGGGTCATCGGTGTCGTGGGCGGCGCGGACAAGGCCGCCGTCGCCCGCGAGCTGGGCTGCGACGTCGTCGTGGACCGGCGTACCGAGGACGTGGTCGCCGCCGTCAAGGAGGCCACCGGCGGCAAGGGCGCCGACGTGATCTACGACCCCGTCGGCGGGGACGCCTACGCGCAGTCCGCCAGGCTCGTCGCCTTCGAGGGCCGGATCGTGGTCGTCGGCTTCGCCAGCGGCACCATCCCGAGCCCCGCGCTCAACCACGCCCTGGTGAAGAACTACGCGATCCTGGGCCTGCACTGGGGTCTGTACAACACCAAGAACCCCAAGCTGGTGCTGCGCTGCCACGAGGAGCTGACCGGGCTGGCCGCGCGCGGCGCGATCAAGCCGCTGGTCAGCGAGCGCGTACCGCTCGCGGGGGCGGCCGACGCCGTGCAGCGGGTCGCCGACGGCGTGACCACCGGCCGGATCGCCGTCCTGCCGCAGAACGGAGACACCGCATGA
- a CDS encoding helix-turn-helix domain-containing protein gives MSETSDAGTESTDEVLAAVGPRLRRIRKERDVTLAALSETTGISVSTLSRLESGLRRPSLELLLPIAQAHRVPLDELVGAPPVGDPRVRTEPVKRDGRTFYPLTRRPGGPQAYKVIEPRRDRQPDPRTHEGYEWLYVLSGRLRLVLGDRDVVLGPGEAAEFDTRVPHWFGSAWDGPVEFLSLFGPQGERMHLRARAGRRSEGEG, from the coding sequence ATGAGTGAGACGAGTGACGCGGGCACGGAGAGCACCGACGAGGTGCTGGCCGCCGTGGGCCCGAGACTGCGGCGCATCCGCAAGGAACGGGACGTGACGCTGGCCGCGCTGTCGGAGACCACCGGCATCTCGGTCAGCACCCTCTCCCGGCTGGAGTCCGGCCTGCGCCGCCCCAGCCTGGAACTGCTGCTGCCCATCGCGCAGGCCCACCGGGTCCCGCTGGACGAACTGGTCGGCGCCCCGCCGGTCGGCGACCCCCGGGTGCGGACCGAGCCGGTCAAGCGGGACGGCCGCACCTTCTACCCCCTCACCCGGCGCCCCGGCGGCCCCCAGGCGTACAAGGTGATCGAACCGCGCCGCGACCGGCAGCCGGACCCGCGCACCCACGAGGGGTACGAGTGGCTGTACGTCCTCTCCGGCCGCCTCAGGCTGGTGCTCGGTGACCGTGACGTGGTGCTGGGGCCGGGAGAGGCCGCCGAGTTCGACACCCGTGTCCCGCACTGGTTCGGGTCGGCGTGGGACGGGCCGGTGGAGTTCCTGAGCCTGTTCGGGCCGCAGGGGGAGCGGATGCATCTGCGGGCGCGGGCGGGGCGGCGGTCCGAGGGAGAGGGCTGA
- a CDS encoding ATP-dependent DNA ligase, with protein MLLTRLAEVSGQVAATASRTRKTDLLAELFRDAEPDDVPVVIPYLAGRLPQGRIGVGWKVLGREVPPADRPTLTVRGVDALLTELASVSGAGSQAERARIVDELMGAATGDEQRFLRGLLTGEVRQGALDALAVEGLARATEADPATVRRAVMLAGSLQTVAQALLAEGPGALDEFRLTVGRPVLPMLARSASSVAEAVEKLGECVVEEKLDGIRVQVHRDGDEVRVYTRTLDDITDRLPEVTSAALELPGERFVLDGEVISFGPDGRPRSFQETAGRVGSRVDVARAAEEVPVSPVFFDALSVDGRDLLDLPFTERHAELARLVPEPMRVRRALVAGPEGSAAAEEFSAATLARGHEGIVAKGLDAPYSAGRRGASWLKVKPVHTLDLVVLAAEWGHGRRTGKLSNLHLAARTADGGYAMLGKTFKGMTDVMLAWQTERLGELAVEEKGWGVTVRPELVVEIAYDGLQRSTRYPAGVTLRFARVIRYREDKRPEDADTVESLLAAHPEVKA; from the coding sequence ATGCTGCTCACCCGGCTCGCTGAAGTGTCGGGCCAGGTCGCCGCCACGGCGTCCCGGACCCGCAAGACGGATCTGCTCGCGGAACTCTTCCGGGACGCGGAACCCGACGACGTGCCCGTGGTCATCCCGTATCTGGCGGGACGGCTGCCGCAAGGGCGGATCGGCGTCGGCTGGAAGGTGCTCGGCCGCGAGGTGCCGCCCGCCGACCGGCCCACGCTCACCGTGCGCGGGGTGGACGCCCTGCTGACCGAGCTGGCCTCGGTGTCCGGGGCCGGTTCGCAGGCCGAGCGGGCGCGGATCGTCGACGAGCTGATGGGCGCGGCCACCGGGGACGAACAGCGGTTCCTGCGGGGCCTGCTGACCGGCGAGGTCCGCCAGGGCGCCCTGGACGCGCTCGCCGTGGAGGGGCTGGCCCGCGCCACGGAGGCCGACCCGGCCACGGTACGGCGGGCGGTGATGCTGGCCGGCTCGCTCCAGACGGTCGCCCAGGCTCTGCTGGCCGAGGGACCCGGCGCGCTGGACGAGTTCCGGCTCACCGTGGGCCGCCCGGTGCTGCCGATGCTGGCCCGCAGCGCCTCCTCGGTCGCGGAGGCGGTGGAGAAGCTCGGCGAATGCGTGGTGGAGGAGAAGCTCGACGGCATCCGCGTACAGGTGCACCGGGACGGTGACGAGGTGCGCGTGTACACCCGGACGCTGGACGACATCACCGACCGGCTGCCCGAGGTGACCTCGGCGGCGCTGGAACTGCCGGGCGAGCGGTTCGTGCTGGACGGCGAGGTGATCTCCTTCGGCCCGGACGGGCGGCCCCGGTCCTTCCAGGAGACGGCCGGCCGGGTCGGCTCTCGGGTGGACGTGGCCAGGGCGGCCGAGGAGGTCCCGGTGTCCCCGGTCTTCTTCGACGCCCTCTCGGTGGACGGCCGGGACCTGCTGGACCTGCCCTTCACCGAACGGCACGCGGAGCTGGCCCGGCTGGTGCCGGAGCCGATGCGGGTGCGCCGGGCGCTGGTGGCCGGGCCGGAGGGCAGCGCGGCGGCGGAGGAGTTCTCGGCCGCGACCCTGGCGCGCGGACACGAGGGCATCGTGGCCAAGGGGCTGGACGCGCCGTACAGCGCGGGCCGGCGCGGTGCCTCCTGGCTCAAGGTCAAGCCCGTGCACACCCTCGATCTGGTGGTCCTGGCAGCCGAGTGGGGCCACGGCCGGCGCACCGGCAAGCTCTCCAACCTCCACCTGGCAGCCCGCACGGCCGACGGCGGTTACGCGATGCTCGGCAAGACCTTCAAGGGCATGACGGACGTGATGCTCGCCTGGCAGACCGAACGGCTCGGCGAACTCGCGGTCGAGGAGAAGGGCTGGGGGGTGACCGTACGCCCCGAACTCGTCGTGGAGATCGCCTACGACGGGCTCCAGCGCTCCACCCGTTACCCGGCCGGGGTGACCCTGCGGTTCGCGCGGGTGATCCGCTATCGCGAGGACAAACGGCCCGAGGACGCCGATACGGTGGAGTCCCTGCTCGCGGCCCACCCGGAGGTCAAGGCGTGA
- a CDS encoding NUDIX domain-containing protein: MTVRATKRSAGLLLFRHTDRGLEVLLGHMGGPLWATKDEGAWSVPKGEYEADEPAWEAARREFEEELGIAPPDGPALPLGEIAQRNGKIVTAWAVEADLDPAAISPGTFTMEWPPHSGRVQEFPELDRVAWFTPEEARRLMVSGQGTFLDRLAEHSG; this comes from the coding sequence GTGACAGTGCGTGCGACGAAGCGCAGTGCGGGACTGCTGTTGTTCCGCCACACCGACCGAGGTCTTGAGGTGTTGCTCGGCCATATGGGCGGCCCCCTCTGGGCCACGAAGGACGAGGGAGCCTGGTCGGTGCCCAAGGGCGAGTACGAGGCGGACGAGCCCGCCTGGGAGGCGGCCCGCCGGGAGTTCGAGGAGGAGCTGGGCATCGCCCCGCCGGACGGCCCGGCGCTGCCGCTGGGGGAGATCGCCCAGCGCAACGGCAAGATCGTCACCGCCTGGGCGGTGGAGGCCGACCTCGACCCGGCGGCCATCTCGCCCGGCACCTTCACCATGGAGTGGCCGCCCCACTCGGGCCGCGTCCAGGAGTTCCCGGAGCTGGACCGGGTGGCCTGGTTCACCCCCGAGGAGGCCAGGAGGCTGATGGTCTCCGGACAGGGCACGTTTCTGGACCGTCTGGCGGAGCACTCGGGCTGA
- a CDS encoding NADP-dependent succinic semialdehyde dehydrogenase, producing MPIATVNPANGETVKTYEPMDDAEVERRLQLAEATFRTYRTTSFAERAEHLNRAADLLESDNDEVARIMTTEMGKPLAQARAEAAKCVKAMRWYAERAEKLLADEVPDEADVKDSGASRVRVVYRPLGPVLAVMPWNFPLWQVIRFAAPALMAGNVGLLKHASNVPQTALYLEDLFQRAGFPVGCFQTLLVGSAAVDEILRDERVKAATLTGSEPAGRAVASTSGEMIKKTVLELGGSDPYLVMPSADIDRAAEVAVTARVQNNGQSCIAAKRFIVHTDVYDTFLEKFVAGMKDLTVGDPMDDHTDVGPLATEQGRADVEELVDDARRSGADILCGGERPDGVGWYYPPTVIAGVEREMRIHREEAFGPVATVYRAEDLEDAILIANDSPFGLSSSVWTRDEDEMAHCARDLEAGGVFVNGMTASHAAFPFGGIKRSGYGRELSAQGIREFCNITTVWQGA from the coding sequence ATGCCCATCGCCACGGTGAACCCGGCGAACGGCGAGACGGTCAAGACGTACGAGCCGATGGACGACGCCGAGGTGGAGCGCCGGCTCCAGCTCGCCGAGGCCACCTTCCGGACCTACCGGACGACGTCGTTCGCCGAGCGCGCCGAGCATCTGAACCGGGCCGCCGACCTGCTGGAGTCGGACAACGACGAGGTCGCCCGGATCATGACGACCGAGATGGGCAAGCCGCTCGCACAGGCCCGCGCGGAGGCCGCCAAGTGTGTCAAGGCGATGCGCTGGTACGCCGAGCGGGCCGAGAAGCTGCTCGCCGACGAAGTGCCGGACGAGGCCGACGTGAAGGACTCCGGCGCCTCCCGGGTCCGCGTGGTCTACCGCCCGCTCGGCCCGGTGCTCGCGGTGATGCCGTGGAACTTCCCGCTCTGGCAGGTGATCCGGTTCGCCGCGCCCGCGCTGATGGCGGGCAACGTCGGTCTGCTCAAGCACGCCTCGAACGTGCCGCAAACCGCCCTCTACCTGGAGGACCTGTTCCAGCGGGCCGGCTTCCCGGTCGGCTGCTTCCAGACGCTGCTGGTCGGCTCGGCCGCCGTCGACGAGATCCTCCGCGACGAGCGGGTCAAGGCCGCCACCCTCACCGGCAGCGAGCCGGCCGGGCGCGCGGTCGCCTCCACCTCCGGCGAGATGATCAAGAAGACCGTGCTGGAGCTGGGCGGCAGCGACCCCTATCTGGTGATGCCCTCCGCCGACATCGACCGGGCGGCCGAGGTCGCGGTGACCGCGCGGGTGCAGAACAACGGGCAGTCCTGCATCGCCGCCAAGCGGTTCATCGTGCACACGGACGTCTACGACACCTTCCTGGAGAAGTTCGTCGCCGGCATGAAGGACCTCACCGTCGGCGACCCCATGGACGACCACACCGACGTCGGGCCGCTCGCCACCGAGCAGGGCCGGGCCGACGTGGAGGAACTGGTCGACGACGCGCGCCGCAGCGGGGCCGACATCCTGTGCGGGGGCGAGCGGCCGGACGGCGTGGGCTGGTACTACCCGCCGACAGTGATCGCGGGCGTGGAGCGCGAGATGCGCATCCACCGCGAGGAGGCGTTCGGGCCGGTGGCGACCGTGTACCGGGCGGAGGACCTGGAGGACGCGATCCTGATCGCCAACGACTCCCCGTTCGGGCTGAGTTCGAGCGTGTGGACGCGGGACGAGGACGAGATGGCGCACTGCGCGCGGGACCTGGAGGCGGGCGGTGTGTTCGTCAACGGCATGACCGCCTCGCACGCCGCGTTCCCCTTCGGCGGGATCAAGCGGTCCGGGTACGGACGTGAACTGTCCGCGCAGGGAATCCGGGAGTTCTGCAACATCACCACCGTTTGGCAGGGAGCGTGA
- a CDS encoding DUF6213 family protein codes for MNGEVTLPLIVDERGALRVSAGDVSKLLRSVGARWVHLVEAGERGLDEDTVAELTIELAKLADRIDVACIAHSSGAP; via the coding sequence GTGAACGGCGAAGTGACCCTCCCTCTGATCGTGGACGAGCGTGGTGCGCTGCGGGTGTCGGCGGGCGACGTCAGCAAGTTGCTGCGCAGCGTCGGCGCGCGGTGGGTGCATCTGGTGGAGGCCGGTGAGCGGGGGCTTGATGAGGACACCGTTGCCGAGCTGACGATCGAGTTGGCCAAACTGGCCGACCGGATCGATGTGGCGTGCATCGCCCACAGCAGTGGGGCGCCGTAG
- a CDS encoding type III polyketide synthase has protein sequence MATLCRPSVSVPEHVITMEETLELARTHHADNPQLPLALRLIENTGVRTRHIVQPIEETLKHPGFEQRNKMYESEAKARVPAVIQQALDSAELLTSDIDVIVYVSCTGFMMPSLTAWLINEMDFSSTTRQLPIAQLGCAAGGAAINRAHDFCSAYPEANALIVACEFCSLCYQPTDLGVGSLLSNGLFGDGIAAAVVRGRGGTGVQLERNGSYLIPKTEDWISYDVRDTGFHFLLDKRVPTTMEPLAPALQELAGNHGWNASDLDFYIIHAGGPRILDDLSKFLKVEPHAFRFSRATLTEYGNIASAVVLDALRRLFDDGGAEHRARGLLAGFGPGITAEMTVGRWVGRDQEGR, from the coding sequence ATGGCGACTTTGTGCAGACCCTCGGTGTCCGTGCCGGAACACGTGATCACCATGGAGGAGACCCTGGAGCTGGCCCGCACGCACCACGCGGACAACCCACAGCTCCCGCTGGCCCTCCGTCTGATCGAGAACACCGGAGTGCGCACCCGGCACATCGTGCAGCCCATCGAGGAGACCCTGAAGCACCCGGGCTTCGAGCAGCGCAACAAGATGTACGAGTCCGAGGCCAAGGCCCGGGTCCCCGCGGTCATCCAGCAGGCGCTGGACTCGGCCGAACTCCTCACCTCTGACATCGATGTCATCGTCTACGTGTCGTGCACCGGCTTCATGATGCCGTCGCTCACCGCGTGGCTGATCAACGAGATGGACTTCTCCAGCACCACCCGGCAGCTCCCCATCGCCCAGCTGGGCTGTGCGGCCGGCGGTGCGGCCATCAACCGGGCACACGACTTCTGTTCGGCCTACCCGGAGGCCAACGCCCTCATCGTGGCCTGCGAGTTCTGCTCGCTGTGCTACCAGCCCACCGACCTCGGCGTCGGCTCCCTGCTCTCCAACGGCCTGTTCGGCGACGGCATCGCGGCCGCCGTGGTGCGCGGCCGGGGCGGCACGGGGGTGCAGCTCGAACGCAACGGCTCGTACCTGATCCCCAAGACCGAGGACTGGATCTCGTACGACGTCCGCGACACCGGGTTCCACTTCCTGCTGGACAAGCGGGTGCCGACCACCATGGAGCCGCTGGCCCCGGCGCTCCAGGAGCTCGCGGGCAACCACGGCTGGAACGCCTCCGACCTGGACTTCTACATCATCCACGCCGGCGGCCCCCGAATACTCGACGACCTCAGCAAGTTCCTGAAGGTCGAGCCGCACGCGTTCCGGTTCAGCCGGGCCACGCTCACCGAGTACGGCAACATCGCCAGCGCCGTCGTCCTGGACGCGCTGCGCCGGCTGTTCGACGACGGGGGTGCCGAGCACCGGGCGCGCGGGCTGCTGGCCGGGTTCGGGCCGGGCATCACCGCCGAGATGACCGTCGGCCGCTGGGTCGGCCGGGACCAGGAGGGGCGATGA
- a CDS encoding cytochrome P450 — translation MTDETLTGTPPPVRQWPATDLAGTDFDPVLTELMNEGPVTRIQLPNGEGWAWLVTRYDDVRMVTNDPRFGREAVMDKQVTRLAPHFIPDRGAVGFLDPPDHTRLRRSVAAAFTAKGVERVRERSRAMLEELVDELLQDGPPADLTGAVLSPFPIAVICELMGVPAADRHSMHDWTQLILSSAHGKEVSERAKREMSAYFTDLIGHGAHSPEGSVCALLSEAVDRDEITLVEAVGLAVLLQIGGEAVTNNSGQMFYLLLTRPELMERLRSDREIRPRAIDELLRYIPHRNAVGLSRIALEDVEIRGVRIRAGDAVYNSYLSANRDPEVFPDPDTIDVERSPNPHVAFGFGPHYCPGGMLARLESELLVDVLLDQVPGLKLAVPPEEVPFRKGALIRGPESLPVTW, via the coding sequence ATGACCGACGAGACGCTCACCGGGACCCCGCCCCCGGTCCGGCAGTGGCCGGCCACCGACCTCGCGGGCACCGACTTCGACCCGGTGCTGACCGAGCTGATGAACGAGGGCCCGGTCACCCGCATCCAACTGCCCAACGGCGAGGGCTGGGCGTGGCTGGTCACCCGGTACGACGACGTACGCATGGTGACCAACGACCCGCGCTTCGGCCGGGAAGCCGTGATGGACAAGCAGGTCACCCGGCTCGCCCCGCACTTCATCCCGGACCGGGGCGCGGTCGGCTTCCTCGACCCGCCCGACCACACCCGGCTGCGCCGCTCGGTGGCCGCCGCGTTCACCGCCAAGGGTGTGGAGCGGGTCCGGGAGCGGTCCCGGGCCATGCTGGAGGAGCTGGTGGACGAACTCCTCCAGGACGGGCCGCCGGCCGACCTCACCGGCGCGGTGCTCAGCCCGTTCCCCATCGCGGTGATCTGCGAGCTGATGGGCGTACCGGCCGCCGACCGGCACTCCATGCACGACTGGACGCAGCTCATCCTGTCCTCCGCGCACGGCAAGGAGGTCAGCGAGCGGGCCAAGCGCGAGATGAGCGCCTACTTCACCGACCTCATCGGGCACGGCGCGCACAGCCCCGAGGGCTCGGTGTGCGCGCTGCTGAGCGAGGCCGTGGACCGGGACGAGATCACGCTTGTGGAGGCGGTCGGCCTCGCCGTGCTGCTGCAGATCGGCGGCGAGGCGGTCACCAACAACAGCGGGCAGATGTTCTATCTGCTGCTGACCCGGCCGGAGTTGATGGAGCGGCTGCGCTCGGACCGGGAGATCCGGCCGAGGGCGATCGACGAGCTGCTGCGGTACATCCCGCACCGCAACGCGGTCGGCCTCTCCCGGATCGCGCTGGAGGACGTGGAGATCAGGGGCGTCCGCATCCGTGCGGGCGACGCGGTCTACAACTCCTACCTGTCCGCCAATCGCGACCCGGAGGTGTTCCCCGACCCGGACACCATCGACGTCGAGCGCAGCCCCAACCCGCACGTGGCGTTCGGCTTCGGCCCGCACTACTGTCCGGGCGGGATGCTCGCCCGGCTGGAGTCCGAGCTGCTGGTGGACGTCCTGCTGGACCAGGTGCCGGGGCTGAAGCTCGCGGTGCCGCCGGAGGAAGTCCCCTTCCGCAAGGGCGCGTTGATCCGGGGGCCCGAGTCCCTGCCGGTGACCTGGTGA
- a CDS encoding cupin domain-containing protein produces the protein MTTTEGLLVPPGHGRVVATAAQRVTFKVTGTHSRTASTFEVEVPPGFDVGAHVHTRSEELFYVLDGELDVLAFEPRVRTPDNWQKWESSSGTRVVRATPGTVIVVPPGCPHAFANPTDTPARMFFQAAPPPDHERYFEELLEILDAGGPPDHKAIEELRRRYDIEQLTPLKHR, from the coding sequence ATGACGACGACCGAGGGACTGCTCGTGCCGCCGGGACACGGCCGGGTCGTGGCGACGGCCGCCCAGCGGGTCACGTTCAAGGTCACCGGCACCCACTCGCGAACGGCCTCCACCTTCGAGGTGGAGGTCCCGCCGGGCTTCGACGTGGGCGCCCATGTGCACACGCGCAGCGAGGAGTTGTTCTACGTCCTGGACGGAGAACTCGACGTCCTCGCCTTCGAGCCCCGTGTCCGTACGCCCGACAACTGGCAGAAGTGGGAGTCGAGTTCGGGCACCAGAGTGGTACGGGCGACGCCGGGCACGGTCATCGTCGTGCCGCCCGGCTGCCCCCACGCCTTCGCCAACCCCACCGACACCCCGGCCCGCATGTTCTTCCAGGCCGCTCCCCCACCGGACCACGAACGCTACTTCGAGGAGCTGCTGGAGATCCTGGACGCGGGCGGCCCCCCGGACCACAAGGCAATAGAGGAGCTGAGAAGACGCTACGACATAGAGCAACTCACACCGTTGAAACACCGGTGA
- a CDS encoding acyl-CoA dehydrogenase family protein, with protein MAEFTMELNDEQQEVRDWLHGFAADVIRPAAAEWDEREETPWPVIQEAAKIGVYSLDFYAQQYFDPTGLGIPMVMEELFWGDAGIALSIVGTGLAAVGVLANGTEEQIGTWIPQMYGDVNDVKVAAFCSSEPDAGSDVASMRTRAVYDEAKDEWVLNGTKTWATNGGIAGVHVVVAVVDPELGSKGHASFIVPPGTPGLSQGQKFKKHGIRASHTAEVVLENVRVPGSCLLGGKEKLDERLARARERARSGERVKNAAMATFEASRPAVGAMAVGTARAAYEVALDYAVTREQFGRPIVDNQGVAFQLADMRTSIDAARLLVWRASWMAVNGKPFTAAEGSMSKLFASETAKKVTGQAIQILGGNGYTREYPVERMHRDAAIYTIFEGTSEIQRLVIARTLAGVPIR; from the coding sequence ATGGCCGAGTTCACCATGGAGCTCAACGACGAACAGCAGGAGGTCCGGGACTGGCTGCACGGCTTCGCCGCCGATGTGATCCGCCCCGCAGCCGCCGAATGGGACGAGCGTGAGGAGACTCCCTGGCCGGTCATCCAGGAGGCCGCCAAGATCGGCGTCTACTCCCTCGACTTCTACGCCCAGCAGTACTTCGACCCCACCGGCCTCGGCATACCGATGGTCATGGAGGAGCTGTTCTGGGGGGACGCGGGCATCGCCCTCTCCATCGTCGGCACCGGCCTCGCGGCCGTGGGCGTCCTCGCCAACGGCACCGAGGAGCAGATCGGCACCTGGATCCCCCAGATGTACGGCGATGTGAACGACGTCAAGGTCGCCGCCTTCTGCTCCTCCGAGCCCGACGCCGGCTCCGACGTGGCCTCCATGCGCACGCGTGCGGTGTACGACGAGGCCAAGGACGAGTGGGTGCTGAACGGCACCAAGACCTGGGCCACCAACGGCGGTATCGCGGGCGTCCATGTCGTCGTCGCCGTGGTCGACCCGGAGCTGGGGTCCAAGGGCCACGCCTCCTTCATCGTCCCGCCCGGCACGCCCGGCCTCAGCCAGGGCCAGAAGTTCAAGAAGCACGGCATCCGCGCCTCGCACACCGCCGAGGTCGTCCTGGAGAACGTGCGGGTGCCCGGGTCCTGCCTGCTCGGCGGCAAGGAGAAGCTGGACGAGCGGCTGGCGCGGGCGCGGGAGCGTGCCCGCAGTGGTGAGCGGGTCAAGAACGCGGCGATGGCCACGTTCGAGGCGTCCCGGCCTGCCGTCGGGGCCATGGCGGTGGGTACGGCCCGGGCCGCCTATGAGGTCGCCCTCGACTACGCCGTGACCCGGGAGCAGTTCGGGCGGCCCATCGTGGACAACCAGGGGGTCGCGTTCCAGCTAGCCGACATGCGGACCTCCATCGACGCGGCCCGGTTGCTCGTGTGGCGGGCTTCCTGGATGGCGGTCAACGGGAAGCCGTTCACCGCGGCCGAGGGGTCCATGTCGAAGCTGTTCGCCTCCGAGACGGCGAAGAAGGTCACCGGGCAGGCGATCCAGATCCTCGGGGGGAACGGGTACACGCGGGAGTACCCCGTGGAGCGGATGCACCGGGACGCGGCGATCTACACGATCTTTGAGGGGACCAGCGAGATTCAGCGGCTGGTGATTGCTCGTACCTTGGCCGGGGTGCCCATTCGGTAA
- a CDS encoding TetR family transcriptional regulator, with the protein MDTTQRTDQQRSADRRRRELLEAADRVVLRDGPQASMNAIAAEAGITKPILYRHFGDKGGLYAALAMRHTDALLDSLRAALDAPADRRERVESTLDTYLAAIEARPQVYRFLMHPSEGGQGGDQGFDVGKHSAPLLRRMGEDLAQVIEERVDLGPGSQQLARVWGHGIVGMMHAAGDWWLGERPCSRAELVRSLADLLWGRLAAAGDRVGGPGF; encoded by the coding sequence ATGGACACCACACAGCGGACCGATCAGCAGCGGTCCGCCGACCGACGACGGCGGGAGCTGCTGGAGGCCGCCGACCGGGTGGTGCTGCGCGACGGCCCGCAGGCGTCGATGAACGCCATCGCCGCGGAGGCGGGCATCACCAAGCCCATCCTCTACCGCCACTTCGGCGACAAGGGCGGTCTCTACGCGGCCCTCGCCATGCGGCACACCGACGCCCTGCTCGACTCGCTGCGCGCCGCGCTGGACGCTCCGGCCGACCGCCGGGAGCGGGTGGAGTCCACGCTCGACACCTACCTCGCCGCCATCGAGGCCCGCCCGCAGGTGTACCGGTTCCTGATGCACCCCTCCGAGGGCGGCCAGGGCGGCGACCAGGGCTTCGACGTCGGCAAGCACAGCGCCCCGCTGCTGCGCCGGATGGGCGAGGACCTGGCGCAGGTCATCGAGGAGCGGGTGGACCTCGGTCCGGGCAGCCAGCAGCTGGCCCGGGTCTGGGGGCACGGGATCGTCGGCATGATGCACGCCGCCGGGGACTGGTGGCTGGGCGAGCGCCCCTGCTCGCGGGCCGAACTGGTGCGCTCGCTGGCCGACTTGCTCTGGGGGCGGCTCGCGGCCGCCGGTGACCGCGTGGGCGGTCCGGGCTTCTGA
- the def gene encoding peptide deformylase, translated as MRHRSIPGAHGRVRPLTLLGDPVLHAPCGDVTDFGPELAELVADLFATMYAHEGVGLAANQIGVDLRVFVYDCPDDDEVRHLGHVVNPRLVTADGLEFLGPEGCLSLPGLEAGTERYDHVVVEGFTMTGEPVTVDGTGFFARCLQHECDHLAGTVYADRVTGRRRRKLDRQVSKAPWHR; from the coding sequence ATGCGACACCGCTCGATACCGGGTGCCCACGGGCGCGTCCGGCCTCTCACCCTCCTCGGCGACCCCGTGCTGCACGCACCCTGCGGGGACGTCACCGACTTCGGCCCGGAACTCGCGGAGCTGGTGGCGGACTTGTTCGCCACCATGTACGCCCACGAGGGGGTGGGCCTGGCCGCCAACCAGATCGGCGTGGACCTGCGGGTGTTCGTATACGACTGCCCGGACGACGACGAGGTCCGCCACCTGGGCCATGTGGTCAATCCCCGCCTGGTGACCGCCGACGGGCTGGAGTTCCTGGGCCCCGAGGGCTGTCTCTCGCTGCCGGGCCTGGAGGCGGGCACGGAACGGTACGACCACGTGGTGGTCGAGGGCTTCACGATGACGGGGGAGCCGGTCACCGTCGACGGCACCGGGTTCTTCGCCCGCTGCCTCCAGCACGAGTGCGACCATCTGGCCGGCACGGTCTACGCCGACCGCGTGACGGGCCGCCGCCGGCGCAAGCTCGACCGCCAGGTGAGCAAGGCTCCCTGGCACCGGTGA